The genomic DNA ACCCGCGGCGTAGTTGCATGGTGCCATCCTTTCGCTCGGTGAACATTGTCCTGATCCCCAGTTGACGGCCGACTTCCTGTCCTACAACAATACCTCCGAGTGCAGGGGCAACTACCGCATCGAACCGGCCTTTCCCGAAATGGGCGGCAATTGCACCGCACAATACTTCGGCGTGATTCGGATACTGGAGAACTTTGGCACACTGAAAGTATTGGGAACTGTGAAGTCCTGATGTGAGTTGGAAATGCCCCTCAAGCAGCGCCCCTGTTTGCTTGAAGAGGGAAAGAACTTCGGCTTGATTCATGCGTTGCGAATTGTTCGGAATTGTAGTTGCGGCAATTAGTTTGGATGAAACCATTGGCAATATACGAAGGATGGTTATGGATTTGCAAGAAAATGGCGGAGAGTCATCTGACATCCCCAAGAAAGAAAAATGGTGAGCTTCTCACTCACCATCGTTTCCCGAATTCTTCATGAGAGATTTCCGGCCTTTAGTTCAGCACTCCCTGCCGGTGAATAACGATGTCTTTCTCGCGAATCGTCCCCTGCGCCTGCGTCATTGCTGCACGAATCACATTGCGCAATTCACGCACGTTGCCCGGCCACGAATGATTGATCAGTTTACGAACAGCGCCCGGCTCCAATCCCGACACCGAAAGGTTAAATTCCCGGTTTGCCTCTTCAACAAAGTGAGTGGCCAGAACGGGAATATCGTTGTCACGCTCGCGCAGTGCCGGCAGCACCACCTCGTATTGACGGATAAGATCATACAACTGGGCATTGAATTTCCCCTGCCGGCTCAGCAGTTTCAAATCAGATGTCGTTGAAGCAATTAAATGTATATCGCACGGAACGGGGGCTCCTCCGTACCGGGGTTTGAATGTTTTTGTTTGAATAATACTCAGGATAGCCTCTTGCGCAGGCAAGGCAAGCCAGTCAATTCTGTCGAGATAAAGAGTTCCGAGATTTGCCTCCTCAATCTTGCCGATTTTCCGCGGTGCAACAGGCTTCCCGTCGCCGAAGAGCTCGGTTTCCATAATGCTTGGCGGATATGCCGCGCAATCAAACACTACCATCGGCTTTTCTTTTCTGCGTCCCGAGTGGTGTACAGCCCACGCAGCCAAGTCCTTGCCTGTCCCGGGTTCTCCAACAATCAGCAGCGGTTTGTCGTATGCCGAAATTTTTTGCAGCATTTCAACAGCGGCGGCCATCGATTCGCTTTCGCGAATAATGCTGTTCATGGAAAACCGCTTGTTGATATACTCCTTGAGATAGCTGAGTTCTTTTTGGAGAGTCTTGTTCCGTAAGGCAGATTCAATTTTGTAGGTTATCTCATCGTTGCTGAGGGGCTTCTGCAGGTAGTCTGTTGCGCCCATACGAATGGCACCAACCGCGGAATCCACCGAGCCGTAGCCTGTAATCATGATAACAATCGCATCCGGATCAAAGGAAACCACCTCTTTCAGCACCTGCAGGCCGTCCATTCCGGGAAGCCGTAAATCAAGGAGAAGTACAGAAGGCAATTCTTCCATATACTTCACCACCCCTTCTTCACCGCTGAGCGAGTAGGTTACATCATAGCCTTCAATTTCCAGAACATCCTTCAAGATGGCGCAGATTGCATCGTCGTCATCTATAATCATGACTTTCGTCATTAGAAGCCCTCGTGCGTGGAATAACGAAATAGGGGAGAGAAACTGCGAGCCAATATAACCAAAGAGGTGAAGTACTGCAAGAAGGAACCCCTGAAATCACCGTTTCATGTGTGCAATCTCACGGATTGCATCTTTATGCACAAACGACTATACTGGATTGAGATTGTCCCCGGACAGCCGTCAACAGAACTCATGTACTCCATCGTAATCCCAATCTACAACGAAGAATCGACTCTTCCCGAGTTGCGCAACAGGCTGGTAAACGCTACTGCGTCCCTCGACTCGGAATTTGAAGTTATTTTGATAGATGATGGAAGCGTTGACAACTCGTTCGAGTTGATGAGGGAAATCCATGCCCTCGATGGCCGTTTCAAGATACTCCGGCTTTCGCGCAACTTCGGCCACCAGATTGCCATTTCGGCGGGAATGGATGTGGCACAGGGAGATGCCGTTGTTCTCATGGATGGCGATTTGCAGGACCCTCCCGAGCTTCTTAGCCAGATGGTTGCAAAGTGGAAGGAAGGCTACCAAGTCGTTTATACTGTCAAGAAAAGCAGAAAAGAGGGGCGCCTCAAACGGTGGGCATTTACGGCCTTCTATCGAGTTCTCTACGCAGTCTCCTCAATCCGAATCCCGATGGATGCCGGAAATTTCTCGCTTCTCGACAGGAGGGTTGTCGAGGTTCTCCGACAGATTCCTGAGCGGCACAGATACA from Bacteroidota bacterium includes the following:
- the pyrE gene encoding orotate phosphoribosyltransferase; protein product: MNQAEVLSLFKQTGALLEGHFQLTSGLHSSQYFQCAKVLQYPNHAEVLCGAIAAHFGKGRFDAVVAPALGGIVVGQEVGRQLGIRTMFTERKDGTMQLRRGFDIAEGERVLVCEDVVTTGGSVHEVIKIVKEKRGLVAGVGYIVDRSGGTVKFETEAGGGQFATLYMEVVAYKQEGCPMCTQGIPVTKPGSRGNAAAQATTL
- a CDS encoding glycosyltransferase family 2 protein; the protein is MYSIVIPIYNEESTLPELRNRLVNATASLDSEFEVILIDDGSVDNSFELMREIHALDGRFKILRLSRNFGHQIAISAGMDVAQGDAVVLMDGDLQDPPELLSQMVAKWKEGYQVVYTVKKSRKEGRLKRWAFTAFYRVLYAVSSIRIPMDAGNFSLLDRRVVEVLRQIPERHRYISGLRAWVGFKQIGIEYDRGARFAGEPQMSIGRLFSLAFDGIFSFSNIPLRFATFVGFAAAAVSFAGGLLVIYEKLFTDKAILGWASTIVTMTFLGGLTLMTLGIIGEYIGRIYDEVKQRPLYIISEALGFEQKNITSTPRSVAPLIEIRSN
- a CDS encoding sigma-54-dependent Fis family transcriptional regulator; this encodes MTKVMIIDDDDAICAILKDVLEIEGYDVTYSLSGEEGVVKYMEELPSVLLLDLRLPGMDGLQVLKEVVSFDPDAIVIMITGYGSVDSAVGAIRMGATDYLQKPLSNDEITYKIESALRNKTLQKELSYLKEYINKRFSMNSIIRESESMAAAVEMLQKISAYDKPLLIVGEPGTGKDLAAWAVHHSGRRKEKPMVVFDCAAYPPSIMETELFGDGKPVAPRKIGKIEEANLGTLYLDRIDWLALPAQEAILSIIQTKTFKPRYGGAPVPCDIHLIASTTSDLKLLSRQGKFNAQLYDLIRQYEVVLPALRERDNDIPVLATHFVEEANREFNLSVSGLEPGAVRKLINHSWPGNVRELRNVIRAAMTQAQGTIREKDIVIHRQGVLN